The following coding sequences are from one Anas acuta chromosome 15, bAnaAcu1.1, whole genome shotgun sequence window:
- the RMI2 gene encoding recQ-mediated genome instability protein 2, with protein sequence MSMSMPGEAAGPPVKVLAAQLRGAVRGADGMWALGLAEAGRGPLRLRAAWMQGTVLEVARGGAAGGSARLRDASGAFTVLGVEAVPQGRPCLSAGKYVMVMGVVRSCSPEPVLRAIKMTDLSENPVHENMWSLEVEDLHRVIP encoded by the exons ATGTCCATGTCCATGcccggggaggcagcggggccgccGGTGAAGGTGCTGGCGGCCCAGCTGCGGGGCGCCGTGCGGGGCGCCGACGGGATGTGGGCGCTGGGCCTGGCGGAGGCGGGCCGGGGACCGCTGCGCCTGCGGGCGGCGTGGATGCAGGGCACCGTGCTGGAGGTGGCGCGGGGCGGTGCCGCCGGTGGCTCGGCCCGGCTGAGGGACGCGAGCGGCGCCTTCACCGTGCTGGGGGTGGAGGCCGTGCCCCAGGGGCGGCCGTGCCTCAGCGCAG GGAAGTACGTGATGGTGATGGGCGTGGTGCGGTCCTGCAGCCCCGAGCCTGTACTGCGAGCAATAAAGATGACggatctttctgaaaatccGGTGCATGAGAATATGTGGAGCCTCGAAGTGGAGGATTTACACAGAGTCATCCCCTAG